The following are encoded together in the Cyanobacterium aponinum PCC 10605 genome:
- a CDS encoding PilN domain-containing protein: MYNIDINFLKDRKLDSTGGTTAFQKKPTTPLSERVPIFIGTGVGVAFIAAVGGALVLLNGQKSSTNKTIAELDAEIQRLQGQNQQVQQIQTEIDNVNRETGILASVFNNIKPWSAMLAEIAYVTPPSVQINSITQNDTKTLTINGYAQSYDDVNDFLLTLKNSPFLNGENTRLTTSSLTDNPSTVIFDRAQLNSQTQGENGGAGTTPTPGGANTGIQLELPQVILYTITSEISDLSSEQLLNLLNRRGAIGLVSRLSNLQRKGVLQLEAIAEETQEQSEEQEGEAQQ, translated from the coding sequence ATGTACAACATTGATATTAATTTTTTAAAGGATAGAAAGCTAGATTCTACAGGAGGCACTACAGCCTTTCAAAAAAAACCCACGACTCCTTTAAGTGAGAGAGTTCCTATTTTCATTGGCACAGGGGTTGGAGTCGCTTTTATTGCGGCGGTGGGGGGTGCTTTAGTTCTTCTCAATGGACAGAAATCAAGTACAAATAAAACTATTGCGGAACTAGATGCAGAAATTCAACGGTTACAGGGTCAAAATCAACAAGTACAGCAAATTCAAACAGAAATTGACAATGTGAACCGAGAAACAGGTATCCTGGCTAGTGTTTTCAATAATATTAAGCCTTGGTCTGCGATGTTAGCAGAAATAGCTTATGTTACCCCTCCGAGTGTTCAGATTAATTCTATTACTCAAAATGATACAAAAACCTTAACCATCAATGGTTATGCTCAATCTTATGATGATGTTAATGATTTTCTATTAACTTTAAAAAATTCTCCTTTTCTCAATGGAGAAAATACCAGACTGACTACTAGCAGTTTGACTGATAATCCTAGCACAGTTATTTTCGATCGCGCTCAGTTAAATTCTCAAACACAAGGGGAAAATGGAGGGGCAGGAACAACTCCTACTCCGGGGGGAGCTAATACAGGGATTCAATTGGAGTTACCTCAAGTAATTCTTTATACTATCACCTCAGAAATTAGTGATTTATCCTCAGAACAACTATTAAATTTATTGAATAGACGAGGTGCGATCGGCTTAGTTTCAAGGCTCAGTAACTTACAAAGAAAGGGAGTGTTACAACTAGAAGCCATTGCAGAAGAAACCCAAGAACAATCAGAAGAACAAGAAGGAGAAGCTCAACAATGA
- a CDS encoding type II and III secretion system protein has translation MNKFLFNQVKVVSGTTAFILLWQSFAIANPRLNKTLKIKKSPEWIAQLSTQNQDVLVPNPIVEIDGKPVDSTQPTIPAPQFLPRAVAPPVGDMSVSNVRNAIPTVNLGTSALIPRLVLRDAPATEVLALLTRAAGLNIIFTDQSGTEGSGATVSLDLENEPIQDVFNSVLLISGLKANRQGNTVFVGNKLPPTVKNTITRSIRLNQYSAIGAASFLNSQGAQGNIVELKEEEQDGRVTQTFEVKPLESEEKDSEYLVLKGLTVHADPIHDTITLVGEPYLVQTATSFLTQLDVRRRQVAVNVKVVDIQLDQVDSFGSSFSFGIDNTGVVQDGGVGVINFGTNNQNVDSESWRTSGQGLGIPGYADNELVDPFNNEIVITEEFSTNLSDSLQDTVERSLANVLDQESASNLTDTLSRNFTDTINRSLSQFGNTTNFTRDQVETLTRNLQQELINTTGRTLSESQLSALTQDVVRDITNNVGRTVTRTLQGIPLGSPNSGQISPFGVNYDATQPGNPATVRPGRNFNVPQAFLAQIRANVTSGNAKILTDPTLVVQEGQVGAVKLVENVVTSVNTSIDQLSGVRTTTPVIEPAGLTLSVVVDKIDDNGFITLQVEPNISAPGTPQVFRSGVGADNVITPLVERTVSSGKIRLRDGQTLILSGIIQDGERTTVSKVPILGDLPIIGSLFRSTVKDKARSEVVVILTPQILDDSEGYSGFGYNYTPSRETGKYLRERGLNIPTTPY, from the coding sequence ATGAATAAATTTCTTTTTAATCAAGTTAAAGTTGTCAGTGGCACAACCGCCTTTATTCTTCTTTGGCAGTCTTTTGCCATTGCGAATCCTCGTTTAAATAAAACCTTAAAAATAAAAAAATCCCCTGAATGGATTGCCCAATTGTCTACTCAAAATCAAGATGTATTAGTCCCAAATCCCATTGTAGAAATTGATGGAAAACCAGTGGACTCAACCCAACCAACGATTCCTGCACCTCAGTTTTTGCCCAGGGCAGTTGCTCCCCCAGTTGGGGATATGTCCGTTTCTAATGTACGCAATGCCATACCAACTGTTAACTTAGGTACATCGGCTTTAATTCCTCGCTTAGTGTTGCGAGATGCTCCCGCCACAGAAGTTTTGGCTCTATTAACTCGTGCTGCAGGACTAAATATTATCTTCACAGACCAAAGTGGTACAGAAGGAAGTGGGGCGACAGTATCCTTAGATTTAGAAAACGAACCGATACAAGATGTTTTTAATAGTGTTTTATTAATTTCTGGATTAAAAGCTAATCGTCAGGGTAACACCGTTTTTGTGGGCAATAAACTTCCCCCCACCGTTAAAAATACCATTACTCGTAGTATTCGGCTTAATCAGTATAGCGCGATCGGAGCGGCTAGTTTTTTGAATAGTCAGGGTGCGCAGGGAAATATTGTTGAGCTAAAGGAAGAAGAGCAAGATGGTCGAGTTACTCAAACTTTTGAAGTCAAGCCTTTAGAAAGTGAAGAAAAAGATAGTGAGTATCTAGTGCTAAAAGGTTTAACAGTTCATGCTGATCCCATTCACGATACAATTACCCTCGTCGGAGAACCCTATTTAGTACAAACGGCAACATCTTTTCTCACTCAATTAGATGTACGCCGACGCCAAGTAGCCGTCAATGTTAAAGTTGTTGATATACAATTAGACCAAGTTGATAGTTTCGGCTCTAGCTTCTCCTTTGGAATTGATAACACAGGTGTTGTTCAGGACGGTGGAGTTGGTGTAATTAATTTTGGTACAAATAATCAAAATGTTGACTCTGAAAGTTGGAGAACTAGCGGTCAAGGTCTAGGGATACCTGGTTATGCCGATAATGAACTTGTAGACCCATTTAATAACGAAATAGTTATTACAGAAGAGTTCTCCACTAATCTCTCTGATAGTTTACAAGACACTGTGGAACGTTCATTAGCAAATGTTTTGGATCAGGAGAGTGCTTCTAATTTAACAGATACTCTTTCTCGTAATTTTACGGATACTATTAATCGTAGCCTGAGTCAATTTGGTAACACCACTAATTTCACCAGAGACCAAGTAGAAACTTTAACAAGGAATCTTCAACAAGAATTAATTAATACAACTGGTAGAACTTTGAGTGAATCCCAATTAAGTGCATTAACTCAGGATGTTGTTAGAGATATAACTAATAATGTTGGTCGTACAGTAACGAGAACCTTACAAGGTATTCCTCTAGGTTCGCCAAACTCAGGTCAGATTTCTCCTTTTGGAGTCAATTATGATGCCACTCAACCCGGAAATCCTGCTACAGTACGCCCGGGCAGAAACTTTAATGTACCTCAAGCATTTTTGGCTCAAATTCGGGCGAATGTGACTTCGGGTAATGCTAAAATTCTTACAGATCCTACTTTGGTGGTACAAGAAGGGCAAGTTGGGGCTGTCAAATTAGTTGAAAACGTAGTTACCAGCGTCAATACTTCCATTGATCAGTTAAGTGGTGTGAGAACAACTACTCCTGTTATTGAACCTGCTGGGCTTACTTTATCAGTGGTAGTAGATAAAATCGATGATAATGGCTTTATTACGTTACAAGTTGAACCCAATATTAGTGCACCCGGAACTCCTCAAGTATTCAGAAGTGGAGTTGGTGCAGATAACGTGATTACTCCTTTAGTTGAAAGAACTGTATCTTCTGGTAAGATTCGTTTGCGAGACGGACAGACTTTAATTTTATCGGGGATTATTCAAGATGGCGAAAGAACCACTGTTTCCAAAGTTCCCATCTTAGGGGATTTACCAATTATAGGTAGTTTATTCCGTTCTACCGTTAAGGATAAAGCCCGTTCAGAAGTTGTGGTTATTTTAACTCCTCAAATTCTCGATGATTCTGAGGGTTATAGTGGTTTTGGTTATAATTACACTCCATCCCGTGAAACTGGTAAATACTTACGAGAAAGAGGGTTAAATATTCCTACAACTCCCTATTAA